The following are encoded together in the Zygosaccharomyces rouxii strain CBS732 chromosome C complete sequence genome:
- a CDS encoding 40S ribosomal protein uS11 (highly similar to uniprot|P06367 Saccharomyces cerevisiae YCR031C RPS14A ribosomal protein 59 (rp59) of the small (40S) ribosomal subunit) → MAKDSVVQARDASQVFGVARIFASFNDTFVHVTDLSGQETVCRVTGGMKVKADRDESTPYAAMLAAQDVAVRCKEVGITAVHVKIRATGGTKTKTPGPGGQAALRALARSGLRIGRIEDVTPVPSDSTRKKGGRRGRRL, encoded by the exons ATGGCTAAAG ACAGTGTTGTTCAAGCCCGTGACGCTTCCCAAGTTTTTGGTGTTGCGAGAATCTTTGCATCTTTCAACGATACTTTCGTCCATGTCACTGATTTGTCTGGTCAAGAAACCGTCTGCAGAGTTACCGGTGGTATGAAGGTTAAGGCCGACAGAGATGAATCTACTCCATACGCTGCTATGTTGGCTGCTCAAGATGTCGCTGTCAGATGTAAGGAAGTTGGTATCACCGCTGTTCACGTTAAAATCAGAGCTACCGGTGGTACTAAGACCAAGACTCCAGGTCCAGGTGGTCAAGCTGCTTTGAGAGCTTTGGCTAGATCTGGTTTGAGAATTGGCCGTATTGAAGATGTGACTCCAGTTCCATCTGACTCCACCAGAAAGAAGGGTGGTAGAAGAGGTAGAAGATTGTGA
- the SOP4 gene encoding Sop4p (similar to uniprot|P39543 Saccharomyces cerevisiae YJL192C SOP4 suppressor of pma1-7), whose product MQLVFLATLLCGILSTVSAFTVRGRFDANVLNITGVTWSKTFFKLYQVGNYSGVPYHAKAQLKNEHGDFEFQNVPVNPGSNATTYFVLYSGSIDFNLKPNRILVELINKDDDVESVEINAYRNIFGKEYFPSPDIVHPEELEPIETDPFIPITLVQMAPIRAYYEERNTGMLQGGPLATLLDARWKQAGWITLIILMVLPVVLEKLDPETAKAVNEEKLRKQREMYQIKQE is encoded by the coding sequence ATGCAATTGGTCTTCCTAGCAACTCTGCTATGTGGTATTCTTTCAACGGTATCTGCTTTTACCGTTAGAGGTCGTTTCGACGCTAATGTACTTAATATTACGGGAGTTACTTGGTCAAAGACATTCTTTAAATTGTATCAGGTGGGTAATTATTCAGGTGTACCATATCATGCAAAAGCACAATTGAAGAACGAGCATGGTGATTTTGAGTTCCAGAATGTACCTGTAAATCCAGGTTCTAATGCAACAACTTATTTCGTACTATATTCCGgttcaattgattttaatttaaAACCTAATAGAATATTAGTCGAATTAATTAAtaaggatgatgatgtggAATCCGTGGAAATTAATGCCTATAGAAATATATTTGGTAAAGAGTACTTCCCTTCACCAGATATTGTACAtccagaagaattagagCCAATAGAAACTGATCCCTTTATTCCTATTACTTTAGTGCAAATGGCGCCTATAAGAGCTTATTATGAGGAGAGAAATACTGGGATGCTACAAGGTGGACCTCTAGCGACACTTTTAGATGCTAGATGGAAGCAAGCTGGTTGGATTACTTTAATAATATTGATGGTATTACCAGTAGTATTAGAAAAATTAGATCCAGAAACTGCAAAGGCTgtgaatgaagaaaaattaagaAAACAGAGGGAAATGTATCAAATTAAGCAAGAATAG